The genomic interval GCTGATCCGCTCGTTGCTCCGCAAGTTATAGCGTTGCACCTCGTCCGGATACTCCAGCACCAGAATCGGCGGCTGGCTATGCACCCGCATCAACGTCGTTTTGAACGCGTACACCGATCCGCCGGAAAGAAACCGCACGGTCAGCGGCGCATTATGCTCGAAGCCGGCGGCGGCATACCCCTTGGGCATGTCGGCGAGAAGAAAACTGGTCTCCGGCAGGATGGAAAGACGGGGCTTTCCCCCCAAGATGTTGGCGGTGATATATTCCGCCTTCGCCCCCCGCAACTGGCTGTGGTAGCGCTTTTCCTTCCATTCAATGACCAGCGGGTCGCCGACATCGCAGAACTTTTCCACCGGATTGTTGGCGGTGAAAAACGTGGCAACCCCCGCCGGAGGTTTGCGTGGCGCGTTCATCCCAACCCGTTATAAATTGCGCGCCCAGCCGCCACCGCAATCAAGAATACCCAAATGTTTCTTCCCACCGTCAAATTCCCGCATGAGGTTGTTAAATAGATGATTCAGCCAGTTCAAATGGCTTTGCCCGTCTATTCCGGTACGATTAATACGTAATATACTATAACACTATGAAAATGGTTAGGCAATCATCGCGCGGTTAGTGCTCCTCGCGCGCGAGGGCGCGGGCGCCCATCCGGATCGGCACCACCGTCGCCAGCGCGGTGAGGCCGACGACGATGGCGTAACAGGCGTAGACTTCCCAGCCGCCCACCTCCCGGCTCAGGAATTTTTCGGAAAAATGGACCCAGACCGGCCGTACGCCGAACATCACTATGACGCCGAGGTAGCCGAGCGCGAGGATCATGTAATAAATCGCGCCGGTGGAAACGCCGACCTCGGCGATGTTCTCATGCTCGAACACCGGATAGACCGCCCCCAGCCCGATGCCAAGGCCGGTCAACCCCACCGTGATGAAGAAAATCCCCCCGGCGGAAATCGCCATGAGGTACGGGTCGACATCGAGAAAAGAATTGCTGACCACCACCAGCGTTTCCGCCAAAAGGAGCAGCGGCGCGAGGTAGAAGAAAAACTTGGTCCAAAGGTATTGGG from Nitrospinota bacterium carries:
- a CDS encoding flagellar brake protein; its protein translation is MNAPRKPPAGVATFFTANNPVEKFCDVGDPLVIEWKEKRYHSQLRGAKAEYITANILGGKPRLSILPETSFLLADMPKGYAAAGFEHNAPLTVRFLSGGSVYAFKTTLMRVHSQPPILVLEYPDEVQRYNLRSNERISIVSPARISENGGSVCKTGAVLDISADGARVGLDAINGIGVGAKLHLSFTLPNGAAVNQLAAAVRNISEESGKYLLGISFWEHNPMVGGFCRECVECLE